The following proteins come from a genomic window of Puntigrus tetrazona isolate hp1 chromosome 15, ASM1883169v1, whole genome shotgun sequence:
- the LOC122359326 gene encoding LOW QUALITY PROTEIN: olfactory receptor 52H1 (The sequence of the model RefSeq protein was modified relative to this genomic sequence to represent the inferred CDS: inserted 1 base in 1 codon), whose product MILQSLNISLVFTSYGPPGALNYGVFVISLAVYLTTVFANVILMLVICLDTSLHKPMYIFLFNLAINGLIGSSAVLPKIMENLINDAKDILYTDCILQVFFINVYGTCAYAILTLMAYDRYVSICKPLQYHNIMTPAKIRLLLFIVYCIPICSLAVQVYLTSRLPVCRYTINKLFCDNLAVVNLSCVKNTWGDLYGICLVLIFVVLPLIFVILSYVRILFVSLNASVSAXEKALKTCTPHLITFINFSLASLFSVIYNRFNFSLSKEVNVFMSIHFILIPPLLHPLIYGIRTKEISNSITKIF is encoded by the exons ATGATTTTGCAAAGTTTGAACATCAGTCTGGTTTTTACCAGTTATGGACCTCCTGGTGCACTTAATTATGGAGTTTTTGTAATCTCTCTTGCAGTATATCTTACAACTGTATttgcaaatgtaatattgatGCTGGTGATCTGCTTGGACACATCTCTCCATAAGcccatgtacatatttttattcaacctGGCTATTAACGGACTAATCGGCTCCTCTGCTGTGCTTCCTAAAATAATGGAGAATCTTATCAATGATGCAAAAGATATACTATATACTGACTGTATTCTGCAAGtattctttattaatgtttatggAACATGTGCTTATGCAATACTGACACTTATGGCATATGATAGGTATGTTTCAATTTGCAAGCCTCTACAATATCACAATATCATGACTCCAGCTAAAATTAGACTTCTGCTTTTCATTGTATACTGTATTCCTATCTGCTCTCTAGCTGTACAGGTGTATCTTACATCAAGGCTGCCAGTGTGCAGGTATACAATAAACAAGTTGTTTTGTGACAATTTGGCGGTTGTTAATCTCTCCTGTGTCAAAAATACCTGGGGAGACCTGTATGGCATATGTCTGgtacttatttttgttgttctacCTCTAATCTTTGTCATCTTATCATATGTGCGGATATTATTTGTCTCTTTGAATGCATCAGTAAGTG CGGAAAAGGCTCTAAAAACATGCACACCACACTTGATTACTTTTATAAATTTCTCACTGGCCTCCTTATTTTCTGTGATATACAATCGATTTAATTTCAGTCTTTCAAAAGAAGTTAATGTCTTTATGTCAATTCATTTTATCCTCATCCCTCCACTTCTGCATCCACTTATTTATGGAATTAGAACAAAGGAGATCAGCAATagcatcacaaaaatattt